In Labilithrix sp., the following proteins share a genomic window:
- a CDS encoding ABC transporter permease produces the protein MGYPIQIALRYLGSKKRAFVSVGTLFAMLGVALGVAALAIVMSVTGGFQEQFREKVLGVNAHVIVLKYAVHFRDYRDVMKKVEAVPGVVAVAPFVINPMMVTHGERTATGVLLKGVDPELMPKVLDLPRHISKGSLAGMRKPGAKPPAAPHDAFTPKTGMSYDDADAGASRESFLDVIEKQILADNANEMAADAGAADIGTLIATGASNEIANAPKTAREPAPADPLDVILGGHPPAAAAAADAPAPDLHPAGDVVPSGGYTSQLPDEDFLPESVDPDPCRSPEQVKALPGVVIGSSLARRLGVGLEDCLQITSPQIGMTYGASGSRPPIAKQFRVIAIFEAGFDQYDSKLVYTDLYEAQTFYEQGDSVTGVEARVDDIEKAADIAKQVDKILSNSVYHTMDWRELNHGLFTALLIQQIAMSVVLTLIIVVAAFTVIATLIMVVLDKKKEIALLKAIGASDDAILRVFVYQGGIIGLVGTGIGLVLGYVSCKLLNAYGFPLDPKVYFISKLPVNVRPTEFIITGIVAILICLVATIFPAFYAARLRPSDGLRSE, from the coding sequence ATGGGCTACCCCATCCAAATCGCGCTTCGCTACCTCGGCTCGAAGAAGCGGGCCTTCGTCTCGGTCGGGACGCTCTTCGCGATGCTCGGCGTCGCGCTCGGCGTCGCCGCGCTGGCGATCGTCATGAGCGTCACCGGCGGCTTCCAGGAGCAGTTCCGGGAGAAGGTGCTCGGGGTCAACGCCCACGTCATCGTCCTCAAGTACGCGGTCCACTTCCGCGACTACCGCGACGTGATGAAGAAGGTCGAGGCGGTCCCGGGCGTGGTCGCCGTCGCGCCGTTCGTGATCAACCCGATGATGGTGACGCACGGCGAGCGCACCGCCACCGGCGTCCTCCTGAAGGGCGTCGACCCGGAGCTGATGCCGAAGGTCCTCGACCTCCCGCGTCACATCTCGAAGGGCTCGCTCGCGGGGATGCGCAAGCCGGGCGCGAAGCCGCCGGCCGCGCCGCACGACGCGTTCACGCCGAAGACCGGGATGTCGTACGACGACGCGGACGCCGGCGCGAGCAGGGAGTCGTTCCTCGACGTGATCGAGAAGCAGATCCTGGCGGACAACGCGAACGAGATGGCGGCCGACGCGGGCGCGGCCGACATCGGCACGCTCATCGCGACCGGCGCGTCGAACGAGATCGCGAACGCGCCGAAGACCGCGCGCGAGCCGGCGCCGGCCGACCCGCTCGACGTGATCCTCGGCGGTCATCCGCCCGCCGCTGCTGCTGCTGCTGATGCACCGGCGCCCGATCTCCACCCCGCCGGCGACGTCGTCCCCTCCGGCGGCTACACGAGCCAGCTCCCGGACGAGGACTTCCTCCCCGAGTCGGTCGATCCCGATCCCTGCCGGAGCCCCGAGCAGGTGAAGGCGCTGCCGGGCGTCGTCATCGGCAGCTCGCTCGCGCGCCGGCTCGGCGTCGGCCTCGAGGACTGCCTCCAGATCACGTCGCCGCAGATCGGCATGACCTACGGCGCGAGCGGCTCGCGGCCGCCGATCGCGAAGCAGTTCCGCGTCATCGCGATCTTCGAGGCGGGCTTCGATCAGTACGACTCGAAGCTCGTGTACACCGACCTCTACGAGGCGCAGACCTTCTACGAGCAGGGCGACAGCGTCACCGGCGTCGAGGCGCGGGTCGACGACATCGAGAAGGCCGCCGACATCGCGAAGCAGGTCGACAAGATCCTGTCGAACAGCGTCTACCACACGATGGACTGGCGCGAGCTGAACCACGGCCTCTTCACCGCGCTGCTCATCCAGCAGATCGCGATGAGCGTCGTGCTCACGCTCATCATCGTCGTCGCCGCGTTCACCGTCATCGCGACGCTCATCATGGTCGTGCTCGACAAGAAGAAGGAGATCGCGCTGCTGAAGGCGATCGGGGCGAGCGACGACGCGATCCTCCGCGTCTTCGTCTACCAGGGCGGCATCATCGGGCTCGTCGGGACCGGCATCGGGCTCGTCCTCGGCTACGTGTCCTGCAAGCTCCTCAACGCGTACGGGTTCCCGCTCGATCCGAAGGTCTACTTCATCTCGAAGCTGCCCGTGAACGTGCGCCCGACCGAGTTCATCATCACGGGCATCGTCGCGATCCTGATCTGCCTCGTCGCGACCATCTTCCCCGCGTTCTACGCGGCGCGGTTGCGACCATCGGACGGGCTACGCTCCGAGTAG
- a CDS encoding serine/threonine protein kinase codes for MRSGSPVSVPSSQPRVDAYLGKTLEGRYAIEALLGEGGMGFVYLGRHKLIDKRVAIKILRSDLAADVEMTERFLNEARAASSIGSPHIVDISDFGRLPDGAAYFAMEFLDGVSLSKISGDGKVVPAARLVHVAKQIARGLGVAHSRGVVHRDLKPDNVMLIQRGEDRDFVKVLDFGIAKLQGEQAKLTRAGSVFGTPHYMSPEQAAGVPVDHRTDIYSLGVMLYEMAVGRVPFDADNFMGILTQHMYKAPAPMRAVALPGYDVPPSLEAIIVKALSKKPELRYATMEEMIVDLEKVERGIVPDAFSEVTSRSDLYAVPADYFQNPTSVGSTGRSSKRSLLMVGLAGGAIGLAVVGVILGVTTMKRETQPIAATTATELTDPTPSAPAVELPANPPSNKIAVVVTGEPADALITLEDDPADKGEQQPRTLLVGPDEKVKIRVESKDHLPKRIAVDSKKTRVVFHLESRAAPA; via the coding sequence ATGCGCTCCGGCAGCCCGGTCAGCGTCCCGTCCTCGCAGCCGCGCGTCGACGCGTACCTCGGCAAGACGCTCGAAGGCCGCTACGCGATCGAGGCGCTCCTCGGCGAAGGCGGCATGGGCTTCGTCTATCTCGGGCGGCACAAGCTGATCGACAAACGAGTCGCGATCAAGATCCTGCGCAGCGACCTCGCCGCCGACGTCGAGATGACGGAGCGCTTCCTCAACGAGGCACGCGCTGCGTCATCCATCGGCAGCCCCCACATCGTCGACATCTCCGACTTCGGCCGCCTCCCCGACGGCGCCGCGTACTTCGCGATGGAGTTCCTCGACGGCGTCTCGCTGTCGAAGATCTCGGGCGACGGCAAGGTCGTCCCCGCCGCCCGCCTCGTCCACGTCGCGAAGCAGATCGCGCGCGGCCTCGGCGTCGCCCACTCGCGCGGCGTCGTCCACCGCGACCTCAAGCCCGACAACGTCATGCTCATCCAGCGCGGCGAGGACCGGGACTTCGTGAAGGTCCTCGATTTCGGCATCGCGAAGCTCCAGGGCGAGCAGGCGAAGCTGACGCGCGCGGGGAGCGTGTTCGGAACGCCTCACTACATGTCTCCGGAGCAGGCCGCCGGCGTCCCGGTCGATCACCGCACCGACATCTATTCGCTCGGCGTCATGCTCTACGAGATGGCGGTCGGGCGGGTCCCCTTCGACGCCGACAACTTCATGGGGATCCTGACGCAGCACATGTACAAGGCGCCGGCGCCGATGCGCGCGGTCGCGTTGCCCGGGTACGACGTGCCGCCGAGCCTCGAGGCGATCATCGTCAAGGCGCTCTCGAAGAAGCCGGAGCTCCGCTACGCGACGATGGAGGAGATGATCGTCGACCTCGAGAAGGTCGAGCGCGGCATCGTCCCCGACGCGTTCAGCGAGGTCACGTCGCGCTCCGACCTCTACGCCGTCCCCGCCGACTACTTCCAGAACCCCACCAGCGTCGGTTCGACCGGCCGCTCGTCGAAGAGGTCGCTCCTCATGGTCGGCCTCGCGGGCGGCGCGATCGGCCTCGCCGTCGTCGGCGTCATCCTCGGCGTGACGACGATGAAGCGAGAGACGCAGCCGATCGCGGCGACGACCGCGACCGAGCTCACCGACCCCACGCCGAGCGCGCCCGCGGTGGAGCTCCCCGCCAACCCGCCGAGCAACAAGATCGCCGTCGTCGTCACCGGCGAGCCCGCCGACGCGCTCATCACGCTCGAGGACGATCCCGCGGACAAGGGCGAGCAGCAGCCGCGCACGCTCCTCGTCGGCCCCGACGA